The region CCTCCTGGGCTCTTTCTGCACTTGCATGACCTGTCTAAATTGACCTTGTATGGGAACCCACTGAAGTCTCTTCCAGAAGTATTGTTTGGAGAAATGAGGCATCTTGGTAGCCTGTGGCTGTATCACACAAAGCTTTCAACAATACCAGATTTTGTGTTCAGTAACTTGACAAATTTAGAGCTTCTTGTGCTGAGTTTTAATCCAGAGCTTAGTGTTCTTCCTAAGAATGTATTCAGTGGTCTAAATGAACTGCGGGGCCTTTCTCTGCATACAAATAATATTTCCAGTCTGCCAGAGGGCATCTTCCTGAGCCTTCCAAAACTGCAGAACATCTCCCTCTTTCATTCGAGGCTTGAGGCTCTTCCTAGAAACCTCTTTCATAATCTCAAGCACCTTCAGAAGGTTTACCTCAATAGTACTAAGCTGCAGTCTCTTCCTGGAGATCTCTTTACTGCTTTACCTGAGCTGCAAGAAGTCTCCCTTGACGACAACCCTTGGAAATGCGATTGCCAAATTCTTGGCTTCCAAGAGTGGCTCCAAAAAAGCATGGAGATTGTTAAAAATGTGCCATCTCTAACGTGTGACAGCCCACTGGTGCTacagaatatttctgttgtGGCATTAACAGATCATCACCTGAAGTGCCTGCCAACCACAGCCATTGCATACCAGATGTTCAGAAAAACTTATTCCCAGGCTTCGGCTTCTCCTGTGATGGAGCACTTGACATCATCTTGGGAGACTACTGTAACAGTGATGTCTGGAATGGATACCAGCACACCCACAGCAGTTCCTCTTGCAACTCCAGGTTTTACCTACTCACATGTTCAAGATGTTAGATGGCCTAGGTTTCATTTATCAGATGTTCCAACTCAAGATTCTCCCATCATAGTAGAAACCAACAGTGTTAGAGGAACAGATTTAACTACTCTTGGCTGGTGGGATGAATTGCCAGCCCGCAGGAGTGCTAAGCCCTATTTTAATACCAGAATTGCTTATTGTCAGCTATTCTTGTGTCTTTATGCTTTGATTGTAGCACTCCAGGGTGCAACCATTGTACTCAGCCTGTATGTGATGGGTATAACCAGGCAGTTCTTGCACTCCAGAAATATTCCTGCTCAGCCTGTAGTTCTGATAAAATTTTTAAGGAGACGGAGAATACCAGCCAAAGAGAGGATTAGAAGCACTGTTTTGCATGCATTTTGAGCATTTGGGCAGTGCACACTTGATTCAGATACAGATTACACATCTTCATAGCAAGAACTATGAAGACCTTATTTTTACAGTATAATGAAAGTGCACTTTTATGTTCCTTACAGTGTTTGTGAAAAGTGATTGTAATCACTGTATGTTGCTACAGCACTTGGTGCATGAACCCAGAGGGAGagctgaaagaaaatctgtggTTACTTCTACGTGTGTGCTGCTCGTTTCCTGCTTTGgactgcagccctgtccctgccagACACCGCTGCCTGCTGTCACGCTCAATGTAAGGAAGCTGACATAGGAACACGGCTTTAGCTGTGCTTTAAAGGTTGCCTGTAGTACTCCAAATGCTATTATGCCTTACATTGCCTGCATTGTTTTGTCTCCTTATTGAGAAAAGGAATAGTATTTTTGGGAGGAGatgctggaaaagaccttttaaAACTAGAGGTGGGGGCGGAATGATGAGGCGCAAATGTCTTAGTTTGTGCTTTCTGCCCTCAACCCCTTTCTAGGACGTGGCAGGAGGAAGGCACTGTTAAAGCTAACAGTGCTCTCTTCCAGCTTAACCAGAAGATAAGTAAGATGCTGGGCTAGGAAGTATAATCTTGatgtattttgttgtttgtttgttttttggaaaCTTTGTGACATTATTACCAATCTGAATTCTAAGTAAACACTTTCATCCTTAAACTTTGACCAGTAGTCTGAAAAGCAAGGTGTTACTCACTGCATGGTACAGCGAGTCTTGAAACCAAAGTGCCAAGCAGATGCCCAGGACTGGGGCTTGGCTCTAGAGGAGTATGTTTTGAGTACTGGTCATGAGTGAGCTGGGAGAGAAGGGGATGGTCCCTCCTGGGCTTGGTTAGCAAAACATAGGCATGCATCCAAGTGGCAGGGAGCCTGCCTGATCTGAGGGCCCTGAAGTGTTGCCACCTTTTTTGAAGTTGGCTGGGGAACACACACATCTCCATCAAACTGCATTATACAGCAGCGTATTCAGTCTACGTGCTTTTCACCCTATAGTATTGCTCCCTGACTTCCAGCCCTTTCAAGTATTGATATGCAAAGACAGCTACGAGGCAATAGTGTGGGTCTTGGTCTTcgtactgaaatgttttttaatattttgaatggTAGCTGTCAGACTGCATGTGCTTTGGTAGCTCTTGGGTTTAACAGTGTTTATCTTAGTTATGTGACTTGGCTTGTTCTTAAAAGCTCTGACGTGCTCAAAAGCTAGGGCTGCATTAAAGAGCCTCTGAATGTTGTTCCCTTGGGCAGAAGACCCTGTCCTCTAGGACTCCTTTTGTAACCTTACTGACTTTCTAACTATTGAGGTCTTTCCTGGATGGCCTTGACATGGGACTTCACAAGGCTGAGCTGAAGAGAGCTTGCATATGCTGCAGGTTTGTGGCTTGTTCTCTGTTGTGTGCTACTCCAGGCAATGAGAATAAACTACAGACTGTTTTTTCAGGGTGCATTGCTGCTGGACTTGAATTACTCTTCTGGGCTGCAAAAAGAGGTAATGTGCTTCTATGGTGTTAAATAACGATTGTCTTGTTGGTGAGGTTTAAAAAAACTTGGCAAGCCTAGCTTAAATGGTAGGTAGAGCCATCTCTAAAGGAGGAGAAATGCAGGTCACTGCCGCTGGTGTGAAGCAAACTGAGACTGGATTCATAAACAGAAGCACCAAAATTTTTATTgcaatgtatttaaaagaagtacaAAGCCCACATGAAGTTTTCTTGGTGCTGGTTCTGGGTTGTCACATGCTAGTGCTTAAAAGGAGGCTGTTGTTACAAATTTAGGTTCTTGGTTGGGCAACTGTAATGATCACTTAGTGTTGTTCCAGCTCCAGCGCCATTGTACTGGTGCCACGCAAGCATCTGCTTGCAGCAGGCATGAGATAAGTATAATCTGGACTAACGAGGAAATTGTCTTACAAACTGTGCTGGTTATTGAAGGCACTGAAGAAGTGTGCTCCTGGCTACAGGCACTCAGGTCCACACTGTCTTGACCTCTAAGAGAAAACAACAGTTTGGTTGCCATATGGGCGTACGATACCCTGATGCCTGGCCTCTGGAAGAGCAGTGGGTTAGCAGCAGCTGCCATCCTTCTGAACCCTTCTTTGGCCAACCCAGCCCTGCAGCGGGGCCAGCTGGGTCTCCGTGCTGCTCCTTTGGCTTCCGTTCAGCAGTTGCTGAGCTCTGGCACGTGGGGGCTTTGGCATGCGGCTGTGTACAGTCAAATGCTCAGAGGAGGATGATTCCTCTTTACATGCTGTCATCGGGCTTTCCCCATGCTTGAGCCAGATGGGGAAGTGAAGTCAGCAGACAACAAAAGGCTGGAGCAATAAGAGCCTGGGGTGTTTTACTAACTCTTCCTCTGAGGTGTCCTGTTTTGAGCTGCCTCTGATTCATTGCTTGTTGCCCAGCGCAGCTCAGCCCTTCCTGCAaaactccctggtctggtaAATCCAAGGACATGCTTATTCATATCCCATCTCCATTTTGCCTGGAAAAGGGATGGTCTTCCAGGTCAGTGTGATAGCGGCTGTGGCAGgcggggaggcagcagggggAGGGCTCCTCGGGAAAAGTGCAGCTGCATCTTGGAGCCTCTCCCTGGGCAGCATTGCCTTGCTGCTGTCCCAAGGCACTGATGACTTGCCATTGCCAGGTATTGGCAAGGCTTTTCCTGGTGCCTGCAGCCCACACCTCCATGATCTACTGCCCAGCCTTTGCCACCAGCCTGGGCGTGGGGGGACAGTGGGCTGGAAAAGGTTGGAGGTATCTAATCCCTGGTCTGGGGGcccctgctgctggggaaagggTGGATGCAAAGCATGTCTGCGCTCTGGCTGAGGGGATCAGCTCCACACCCTTGGCTCCTGTACAGGATGCAGAGTCATGGTTAACAGCTCTGTGTGTTAACTAGACCTCTGAGTCCAGGAGCTGCCTCTGGGACCGCATCCTAGTCGGGAGCGCTTTGGGCTTGTCACCAATGCAGACTCGTTGAGTTACAGGTCTTCTGTAACTCGCTTGGTTCCCTCAAACATTTGTTTCTGTGGTGGTCgttcctcctctctctgcttcagTAAGTCCTGGAGCACCAGGAGCTCTGGCTCCCTGTGCTGGGCCATGGGCGTACCCAGCATGTTTCCAGCCCAATGTCACTGCAGGTGCCATTCTCCTTTTCTTGAACACACGAGTCCCAGAAGAGCGACGTAGTGAGGAGGGAATTAACTGCTGCTGTAAGTGCTGGCAGCTCTCTGCCTGTTTCCCAGGTGCTGCAGGGCCCTTCCAAGCCACCAGCACCCACATGCTGTACTCATGTCCCCAGCATCTCTGCCCTTTCTGTGTCACCTCTGCCATGTAACCTGTAGCTGCTGGAGGGCCGTTGGTGCTTGCAGAAGGGAGTGAGCTCAGGTGCATGCCTACTACATGCAGCTCAGCACCAGCAGGTACCATCAACACCGGAACCTGCACCTTGAATCCTCCCTCTCCTGCTGGCAAAAAGAAGCCAAGTAATGGCAGGTGTGCTCAGGGAAGACACCCAGGAACGTGTGAGACCACTGGCTGCGAGGCAGGAACTCTGTCAGCCTTTGGCTGATGCTATGGAGCATTGGCCATGTCTCCTCTAGGCCTCTGACCAGCACACATCGCCTGGGGAAGCTGATGCAGCAGCTGTGATATTGGAGCACAGCATTTCCTAGGGATGACAGAATAGCTGGGAGGGGGTGCAGCCAAAAGCACATACCTGTGGGACAAGGCTGAGGTTGCAAGTGTTTACAGGCTCCCAAAGTGATCAGGAGCCCTGAAGCTCCTCCTTTGCCCCTGCTCTGTCCAGAGGTGGGCAAGCTATGGAGGTGTTATGCCTCCATTTTCCTAGCCCGAGGCTGGGTTCACATCCCCTTCCCTCTGGGTGTTTATGGGTGCATGAGCTCTGGCAAAGCCTCTTGCCTGGGACATGGTGGGTGGGGGTCCGCTGCTCCAGTGGCACCTGGAGGCATCCCACCACCGGGCTCCTGTCCAATTGCTGCTGTAGGACTGTCATGTTTCTTCACGCTGGGCCAGgcttccagctctgcctttgtgTTTCTCTAGATGAAAAAagcccagggcagggagccAGCAACAGCCGGCGGCGGCTGTGCCGCCTGCTGTGCACTACTCTGCTGGCTGACCCTGGGCACTGGGGAGAGATGGGAGCCCCTTCCCCCATGGGGTGTCGGGAAGGGGTCCCTGAGGCACTCCCTGGTGCTAGGGATGGTTTGATGGAGAATGGGATGAAGCTGGTCCAGCAAACATCTAGCGCACAAGCAGGGGCGGCCTCCCACCATTGGCTTCTGCTCCAGCCagttctcccccccccccccgcctcacAGCGCCCATCGGACAAGCTCTTTCCGCTTTGGATTATCTCTCCAGGCGGACTTGGCCACAAGCCCCACATTCCTTCCAGCCTAGCGCTGCACTGAGCCCGTGCCAAGCCCTGTGTGCTGCTGCTATTGCTCAGGTCTTAGGCCAGGACTGAGCCCTGCTGGCGCTTGAGATCCTAAATGCCATTTTCCTTGAGCTCCAGGAGggttgtggtggtttttgtgTTGGTGCTTAGATGGAGGTTAGCCTGATGTCCATCCCTGCTGCCCATCCTGGAGGGACCTgggctgctgctccttccctgcaCACGCACTTCCCCAGGGAAGGCAGGGCACGTCCCTATCCCTTGGGTAGATACAGATGGGGCATCCTGTACCCCTGAGTAGAGAggcagccctggccctgtgTTCCTCAAGCAGGGAGCTGAAGACACTGGGGGGGTTAGATTGCCAGCCCTGTGAAGTAGCTCTTGTTTGTGCTCCTCAAAGGATTAGGGTGGGCATgtgtggggaaggggctgctaGTGCCCCTCTAATGGATGGTGGGGGCCCCAGCACTGGCCCCTGAGGGACTAATGTATCTTCCTTCACCCCTCAGCTGTGGCTTGAGCCTATGTGTCCTGCTGCACAGCTCAGGCATGGAGGTGTCCCCCTATGCTGGAGCACTGAGGGGACCACTTCCTCTGGCCCCTAGcccagccctccatcctcctcctctgcttcagcagagcagagttTGGCCTGATGCCCTGGGCCAGCTGGTCTCTGCAAGCACCGGGGGCCACGGTGGGGGTTTCTCATAGGGGGGTGGGTGGCTTGCAGTAGTGCAAAATaatggggaggagggggtgtTTGTCCTAGCCTTGTGCTGTGGGGAGTGATGGGGCCTGGGGACATCCCATCCCCCCGAGGGGTGTGAATTCAGGCAGGAGCTCGAGgtgtgcagggagcagggggtgggagggaaccGAGGCTGCTGGGCTGTTCAGCCCTGCGGCGTGGGTGAGCATGCTCAGCTGTTTCGCAGATGAGCAATGCACTCTCCTAGCCAAGCCCACAAGCTGCTAATTTTAGCGATTACATGAATTTTTCCAAGCAGTCTTGAGTCCCTTCATGATTCAGAGCCACTCGGCTTTGCTTCGCCCACCACCCTGGCCATGGGGATGTGCTGGAGGTATGCCAGCATGGATGCACCAATGACTGTCCCGCTGTCCAGCGGCAAGGCTGACCTCCTTGGAAACAGTGATGCTGCCGTTCCGGGGCTCCTGGGACCTCCCTGGCTGGTGGCATTTCAGGGCTGAACTTGGTGATGGGGGAGCACCAGGGCTTGTGCAAGAGGTCACAGGATAGGGAGGAGCCCTGGTGGGGCTGGGAACCCCAACTGTGTTAAATGCAAGTGGCTCAGCGTGGCCAAGGGTTGCCTGCTCCTGGCCGTGCCAACCTCTGGGACCACCAGCCAGGGTTACGTCAAAGTGCAAGAGGTAGCGCTAGCTGGGACTACTTGCCACAGGACCTCCAGCCCTCCTGTGGGCTCAGCAGCAGGCGGATAAATGCCTGCAGAAAGTCCTGGGGGCTCTTGGGTGCAAGGGCACCTCCAGCCCGGGCTGCAACTGCTGGCAGTggctgggctgtggggcagcactctgtgctgttgctttttCCCTACATAGCAGCATCTGGCCACTGCCTTTTGTGAGGAATCAAAAAACCACGTttgtgcaggcagcagagatggTGAGGAGGTCTGGGGGCTTTGGAGGAAGGAGCCAATCCCCCAGCTCAGCCATGACTGCAGGTGTTGCTGCCATCCCTGTCTCCTGGGGGTGCAGGGTCTGGCAGATGCCCACCCTTAGGCTCCATTGTTCCCTCAGAGGCGTAGGGACATGGCGGTGACTCCACACTGTCCCAAGCTTGGTCTGGGGGTTCAGCGTTTCTCTGGCTGGTGTGGCTGGAGCGGGGGAAGGTCCCCAGAGCACTGCTAGACCTGAGGGCTTTCGCATGGCATGAGGCTTGCTCAGCTCTATCCAGCATCGTGTGAGCTCCCAGCTATGTGGAGAGGCCTCCTTTTGCAAAACGCTTATCTCACCCTCAATAATATCCACATGCTGTCTCTGGGAGCTGCCTCTCCCCTCCAGATGTGCAGAGCgtgtccatctgtctgtcctGAGCTCTCATACCACAGGCAGTAGCTCCacttccctgcctgctccccattCCTCTCCCTTGCATGTAGCCTGGGGCAAGCTCCTGTGCGCTCACCTCTGGGAGCAGTTCCCTCTCCACCGTGGCTGTGGTGCACGGGCTTGTGCCATTACTCAGCCTCGCTTTATTTTTAGGGTTGTCTTGAAAACAGACTTGTCCTTCCCAGCCAGGGGCCAGAGCCACGTTCCTGAGGCCTGGCTAGAGGCAGCTGGGTTTTTGGCAGGGCTTTTACCTGGGCTCCTCTGAAACTTTGGGTGCTCTACGTGGCTGTTAGTACCATAATCTGATCACCTCCTTCCTGGCGGCAGGATGGTTGAGGGCAGCCCCCctgtgtccccatccctgcgTCTCCCCTGGGGCAGCGCTGCTTGGAAGGAGCGGAGTCCGACATTTCTCTGTTGGACTGGGCTCGGGGTGGTggtttttcagaagtgctggggtttaatttctgtgttgCCTTGCTAAAAAAACTGTGCTTCTGGGGTGAGTcagagctggcaggagcccagcagtgctggcGCTGATGGCGGGCAGACAGAGCTGGCGATACGGGTGCGATAAGGCCACAAGAACCCTGCCCTCATGCTGGGGCTGCAAGGAGTGGGCAGCTCCCAAGCCTGCTGCCTGACCTCTAGCTGCACTGCTGTCAAGGAAGCGGGGAGATTATTTTGGGAACCACGGTGCTGGGAAAATCTGCTATGTCAACAGAGTCTGAGCTGAAACGCTTGTGGGTGGTGTTCTCAAAATGCCCCTTCTCCATGCCCAAATCCCTGGCCATTgccccaggagcaggcagggaccATGGCTGGGGAGTAGCCCCAGCCTCGGTGCTCACTCCCCAGCCGGGGAGGGGTCGGTCCCTGGCCGTGTGGCATGTCCCATGGCATCCAGGCCCCCATGCAATCTGACATATTGGCAGCAGTTGCCTTCAGCTGAGGTCCCACTTCCTACCCTTTTCCCATGGTCCCTGTTGCCTTCCTCAGAGTCTGGCTGGAAAATCCCCTCTCTGTCCCTGCGGATTGTTTTTTATCTGTCTGATCTCCACTTTGAacagtgtccccatcccctgcGCTGCCCTGTGCCCTCCCACCCCTCACAGCACAGCACACTGTGGTACAAGGATGGAGGCAGACTtccaccacccccaccaccccccggCTCTCCAGCGGCAGCTCGGTGTTGTTCCCATGTCCAGCAGCTCGTTAGCACCAGCTGGGACCTGAGCAGGGGCTGTTGCAGCCAGCGGATTCATGGGTGGGCTGAGACAGGATTAGACATGGTCAGGAAAATTCCAGCTGCCCCGTGGTTAGCACAGGGTTGTTCCGGCTCTTGGAAGCCCGACCGGCCACGCACGCTGGCTCACCCCAGCTACTTCCTCCTGAATATCCATTCTTGGTGGCTGCTGGACTGGGGCTGCCCAGGAGAGGTGGGCGAGCGGGGGGGACCTGGGCTGGATGGGGGGGACCAAGGGCACCCCCATGCACCCTTGCGGGGTGGAGGGGGCAGGGGTTAGGGTTGGCAGAAGGCTCCTCTGAACAAGTGGAAGGGATTGTGCCCTGCTTCCCAAACACCCCTGGGTGCTGGACTCCATCACCCATGTGTCAGGGCTGCTGAGGATGAAGAGAAGCATATGGGGGGCTGCAGCGCAGCCACATCAGCCCCTGGGAGATGGCAGCGTGTGCCACGTTGGGGCTGCAAGGCTGTCTGCAATCGGCAGCAAGGGGATTTCTCAGTGCCTGCAGGCACAGCGGTGCTGGTGGGATGTGCTCTGGCTTGCTGAGGGCTCTCTGAagctgcctggcctccagctggcaCCAGCAATGCTGATGACCCCTGCTTGGTGCCCGCTCTCTTGCTGGGCTGGGTGAGATGCCTGCAGGGCAGAGTGCTGGAGTGGGTGCTTGCAAGTTCCTGGCCTGTTTTGgtctgcagctggggggagtgAACAAGAGCTGTGACACTTGGCAGGGTCGGAGTGCTGGGGGACTGCCGGTGCTGCCGGCCCTGGGCTGGAGCACTGCCAGAGGTCCTGATACTTGCAGGGGCCATAGCTGGGGAGGCAAGCACTGTGCATGTGCAAGGTGATGCCATGGAGTAGCCCCAGTGTGAATGCATGCTAGCAAAGGGCAGGATTGTACCTGGGAGCCTGGCTTTGCCTCACCTGCCCCCACGGTCAGGGCACCCGGCCATGTCCCACCAGGAACCAGGGGGGCTCCCAGGGCCAAGCTGCTACTTGGGCACTGGCTGGTGTGAGCAGTGTGTTCGCAGGTCTGGATGCTTGTCTTCAAACAAGGGTACTGAAGTTCAGGAGGGGGAAACCCAAAACTCCATCCTTGAGACGATTGCTGTGTTAACAAGGAAATCTGAGTTGGaaacagctctgctccagcgcTTTCCCTAACCCCGACGCTGCCCCTGTGCTGATTCATTGATTTGGACGGGTTATATACTGGGAGGGGAAGCATGAACCACACTCGGCTCTCGCCAGCACGGAGCTGTGCTCGCTCAGCGCTCGCAGCTGCAGGACACTCGGGTAAGTCTCCTCTCCGCTACTGCCCTTGTGAGGGGCCCTGGGCCCAGGGGACTCCTGGGGCAGCTCcaaggggtggtggtggtgcagtGGCGGGATGTGCACGTTCAGCATCTTTTGATTTGATCGAGATGTTTGTCTTGTAAGGGTTCTCCAGCAAGGTGAGACCACTTAGGCATTGTGGGAGCTGAGTTACATAGGTAGTATCTCTTAAATAATAACCAATAGCGAAACTTAAGGGGGACAAAGCAACATTTAGGGGGGCTGAGGTTAGGAGCAGTGGGTACTGAGGGGCTGAGCAGTAGGGCATATTCAGCCCCTTGCTCTGTAAGCTTTTTGTCCttagaagaaaagaggagataaattgttttcagctgccttttctgaAGGGTGTTCCAGCGTGGAAGCTCTCTGAGCTGCCTTACCAGGGAGTGACATGAGCAGGGCTTTTGATGTGCAGAGTATTTGAAGAAGTTTATAAATGGCTTGCTATGAACAAAGCTGTTCTTGGATGCAGATTGTTTCCATATGGGAAACATAAACTGCACTGACTTGTGGAGggttcctccctccctgctggagAGCAAGCGTCTTCCCTGGAGGGAGCAGGGGTGGATGGCAGGGGCTGTGActcagcaccctggggtgctgtgCCGGCCAGGGTGCTGTGCCCGGATCCCTGCACTGCCAGACTTGCCCATCTGGCTGAGCCATGCTTGGGGACAAGGGAGCTGTgggttttctccctttttcccccaagaCTCCAGGGTTCCCTTGAGCACCACCCCTGGGATCAGCCCACAAACAGGTGCCCACACCAGACACCCCGCTCTTATGGCTGAAAGGGGTCAGAGCCcttgctgctgtgcagagccAGGAGGGTGCTCGGGGGGGCATCTTCCTTCCTGCccccacccagcatccctgggacCTGCTcagctgtgggtgctgcaggCCAGCTCTGGTGAAGGTCTCGGCTGTTCGGTGGGGCCAGGAGGCCAGTGCCGCTGGTAGCAGCTCGCCACACTTGCTGCAAAACTGGAAACCGCActcctggctgctggaggagctgagcGAGGGGGACGCCGGGGATGCCACTAATAGCTGTGGTATGGCAGCCAGGCGCCACAGCCCCTGGCTTGGTCCTGCTCTGCGCTCTCGCCTAGGctgtgcccagccctgcctgcccccagccttTCTCGCCTGCCCTCCTCTGCCGTGCTGCTGTGTGGCCCAGGCTCGGTGGCCGTTTTCAGGGAGAAAGAGCTCCCAACCCTGGCAGTGGCCCTGCCGGCTGGGAAATCACAGGGGTTGAGCCCCCCTCCTTTGTTTTTGCTGCAGGCCCAATGGAGCAGGGAggctggtggtggtggctgctgcttctgttgggGATCCAGCTGGCCGGCAGCCAGTGCCCAGAGCAGTGCCAGTGTGTCCGCACCGCCCAGGTGGAGTGCTCTGGTGCTGGCATCACTGCagtccccagccccatccccgcAAACGCCATGACCCTCCAGATCATCAACACGCGTATTGCCGAGCTTGGCGACGCGTCCTTTGGCAACGCCTCCCTGCTGATTGGGCTGCGCATCGAGAAGAACAACCTGTCGCGCATCAGCCCCGGGGCCTTCCAGCACCTGCCTGACCTGCGCTACCTCAGCCTGGCCAGTAACAAGCTGCAGGAGCTCCCCGTGCAGGTCTTCGAGcccctggacaagctggagtCGCTGCTTCTCTCCAGCAACCAGATCCTCCAGGTAGAGCCTTCCCACTTTGCCCACCTGAGCAACCTTaaggagctgcagctgcacgGGAACAACCTGCAGGACCTGAAGGAGGGGGTGTTTGACCAGCTCACCAGCCTCACCAAACTCAACCTGGCCAGGAACAACATTGACCGCCTGCCGCCCCGGGCCTTTGAGCGGCTGGCGCGGCTGCAGGTGCTGCGGCTCTATGAGAACCGGCTCCGGCAGATCCCAGCGGGCACCTTCGATGGGCTGCCAGAGCTacaggagctggggctgcaccAGAACCAGCTGGAGACACTGTCCCCAGAGCTCTTCATGCACAACAGGAACCTGCAGAAGCTCTACCTGTCCAACAACCTCCTTACCGCCCTGCCAAGCGGTGTCTTCTTGCCCCTGCGCACCCTCGCCAAGATCACGCTGCACGTCAACCGCCTGCGGGACATCTCTCCCGGTGCCTTTGGGCCCATGCCCGATCTGCGGGAGCTGTGGCTCTATGAGAATGAGCTTTCCACCCTCCCCAATGCTGTCTTCAGCAACCTCactcagctgcagc is a window of Phalacrocorax aristotelis chromosome 7, bGulAri2.1, whole genome shotgun sequence DNA encoding:
- the GP5 gene encoding platelet glycoprotein V: MLVFRLSVMIKLFFQLDAFICLEKCDCSSKNAIYCFGPHIKDLESLNLPCNMTEIHVIDTNVTYLQDAFSRMVELQHLILSSNNISLISPMAFKGLRRLKALKLLDNKLVELPPQVFDDMVQLQQLIIENNRLKSIEENLFDKLASLEDLLLNKNQLTALPSGVLKNLAKLKVLNLSRNYLAALPRNIFSALTRLERLMLYFNRLSSIESGMFDSLKELLELFLHSNNIQSIAPDAFHCLHKLRSLTLSRNKLEALPPGLFLHLHDLSKLTLYGNPLKSLPEVLFGEMRHLGSLWLYHTKLSTIPDFVFSNLTNLELLVLSFNPELSVLPKNVFSGLNELRGLSLHTNNISSLPEGIFLSLPKLQNISLFHSRLEALPRNLFHNLKHLQKVYLNSTKLQSLPGDLFTALPELQEVSLDDNPWKCDCQILGFQEWLQKSMEIVKNVPSLTCDSPLVLQNISVVALTDHHLKCLPTTAIAYQMFRKTYSQASASPVMEHLTSSWETTVTVMSGMDTSTPTAVPLATPGFTYSHVQDVRWPRFHLSDVPTQDSPIIVETNSVRGTDLTTLGWWDELPARRSAKPYFNTRIAYCQLFLCLYALIVALQGATIVLSLYVMGITRQFLHSRNIPAQPVVLIKFLRRRRIPAKERIRSTVLHAF
- the LRRC15 gene encoding leucine-rich repeat-containing protein 15, yielding MNHTRLSPARSCARSALAAAGHSGPMEQGGWWWWLLLLLGIQLAGSQCPEQCQCVRTAQVECSGAGITAVPSPIPANAMTLQIINTRIAELGDASFGNASLLIGLRIEKNNLSRISPGAFQHLPDLRYLSLASNKLQELPVQVFEPLDKLESLLLSSNQILQVEPSHFAHLSNLKELQLHGNNLQDLKEGVFDQLTSLTKLNLARNNIDRLPPRAFERLARLQVLRLYENRLRQIPAGTFDGLPELQELGLHQNQLETLSPELFMHNRNLQKLYLSNNLLTALPSGVFLPLRTLAKITLHVNRLRDISPGAFGPMPDLRELWLYENELSTLPNAVFSNLTQLQLLVLSKNRLRSVAPGAFQGLGELLELSLHSNALRRLDTQVLKGLPKLQNISLHHNQLQALPRGLFEATPGVRNLQLHSNALEYLPAGIFSPLAALRDVKLHNNSWRCDEGILPLWGWLKDNTHKVGETPPLCAQPPALRGAPIAGLPRDHLLASQPPTASPHSSIPLPARPSEVALPEGAWTESPVGLPVSPREEEEEEEEERGQWGLTRMQSGVVVTVIVLVCVALLAALVALVVYGCRKKSHVVLMRMKAPNEA